The DNA window ATTGCCTTTTAGTTTAGAAGACGAATTAAATAAAATCGGAATTTATCACCAAGAAAAAGATCATGATGCCTATGTTGTTTGGGGTAGTAAGCAAGTTCTGACAGGACGAGACCCGCAATCTTCTGAGTTATTCGGTAGAGAACTAGCTCAAAAACTAACTAAACGCACACTTCAATCAGAAGAAAAATTCACTAAATGACCAATACCCTAAAGTAAAGCATAGTACTGAATTCGAGGAGGAACTTATATGAACAAAAATAACAACGAAGATCATGAAGAAGAGTATATGGAAGCAACAAAAGCAGAAGCCGAACAACGTCCGTCCGACGAGAAAGAAGGCCTTCAAGAGCCCCGCGTGACCGGTTATAAACCTTTACAACTTGGTATGATTATTTTTGTAGTTATTGTTCTTGTTATTGTCGGCTTTGGATTTGGTACTGATTGGTTCGGAATTTTAGACTGATTATATTATGACGTATACTCATTATAAAAAGGCTTTCCGACATACGGAAAGCCTTTTTATATGTTAATTATTTTCGGTTAATGTTAGTTCGAAATTCTGAAGCTCACCATTTCTATAAGCCTTCACTTTTAATACGTCTCCGACTTTGGTTTCATTATACAAATACTGTCGAAGTTCTAAAACGGAATTTACCGGTTCGCCGTCTAGCTCGACGATAACATCATACGCTTCCATCCCAGCAGAGGCAGCTCCTGAGTCATCGGCTACTGATTGAATCACGATGCCTCCCTCAATATCTGTAGGCAAGTTTAATTCCCCGCTGCGATATTGTGCTGGAACTTCAGCTAAATCTATTATCGCAACTCCCATCGATGGGCGGTGTACAGCTCCCTCAGCTTCTAAATCTGATATAACTGGAATCGCAGTATTGATCGGAATCGCTAGGCCAATTCCTTCTACAGCATCTTGCGAAATTTTCATCGAATTTATCCCAATCAATTGTCCTTTTGCGTTGATCAACGCGCCGCCGCTATTTCCGGGGCTAATCGCTGCATCGGTTTGAAGAACTTCTGACTGCCAGTCTTCTACCCCATCTTGGTTAATATCAAGTGGCACTAAACGTTCGGTTCCTGAAATCACGCCTGTTGTGACAGATCCTGAAAATTGCAGACCTAATGGATTTCCGATTGCAATAACGGGTTCACCTGCTTGTAGGACTGATGAATCTCCAAATTCCGCAACTGTCTCTATACTTTCTCCAGGGACTTTCAACACAGCAAGGTCCGTCCAAATATCCGTTCCAAGCACTTCTGCATCAAGTTCGGTGCCATCTGCCAGTGTGACCATCACATCTTGTGCACCTTCTACTACATGATTATTGGTGACAATATACGCAATATCCCCATCTTTTTTATAAATAACGCCCGATCCTACACCCGCTTCTTGAGACTCTTTTTGCTCGCCTGTTTGTGAAGCAAACGGATTTTGCTGCGCAACTTGTAAATTAGAAACACCCACCACAGCACTAGAAGTTTCTTCTACAATTTGAGTGACATCTGAAGTAACCACTGTTGATGTTGTTTGCAATCCACTAACCGCTTGGTTTGTTGAAGTTGTCGCAGACTCTTCAACTTCCCCATCCGTCACACTTGGTAAAATAACACCTACTAATAACGCCCCAGCAATCAACCCTGTAAAACTTGATGCAAAGTAACCTTTTTTATTTGTTTTAGATTCTGAAGAATTATAATAGCCCATCTTTACGTCCTCCTTACTCTGTTAATTTATTTACAATATTATATGACTCTATTTTTTCTGCTAACCATTCCGCGTATTTTGTGTTTAATGCTTCATCAAATAATATTTCTTTTATTTGTTCTTTGCTATCTTCTAAAGTCGCTTCTTTTGCTTCTGTTTTACTAGTTACTTGAATAATATGAAAACCGTAATCTGTTTCCACAGGTTCACTTATTTCATCTACTTCCATACTAAAAGCAGCTTCCTCAAATTCAGGCGCCATTTCACCAGCTCCAAATTCACCTAATGCTCCGCCATTTTCAGCGTTGCTTTCATCTATTGAATATTCAGCTGCGAGTTCAGAAAAATCACTTCCATCATCTAATTTCGCTTTTACTTCGTCTGCCTCTGCTTGAGTTTCTACTAAGATGTGATTCGCTTCTACTTTTGAACTTTGTTCGAACGCTTCTTTATTTTCTTCAAAATAAGTACTCATTTGCTCATCGGTTATCTCGATATCTGGACCAATGATCTTTTCAACCTTCAAGTAGATTTTCATTTCCTCTTCCAAATCTGCTGTCGACATCCCGCTCGAGGCAAGCGCTTCTTCAAGTCCTTCTGCCCCGCCGTATTGTTCTTCATAAACCGCCATTTCCGCATCAATTTCTTCTTGCGTTACTTCGACCTTAGCTTTTTCTGCTTCTTGATCTACCACTTCATTGGAAATCATTACATCAAGTGTCGCCGCTCCTGAAGTAGCTACTAACTTTTCATATAATGCATCTTTTGTTATTTCCCGGTCTCCTACTTTTGCGACAGTTTCGTCACCATTAAACGCAGCTAGTATAAAAATAGCAGTTGCTGCTAATACCCCAATCGAAATATAAATCATTTTTTTCATTTTTACTTCCTCTTTTCCTATTCATTATTACTAGCTTAACAAGCAAATATGAATAAACTATGACTAGAGTTTTAACAAAGAAAGGTTTTTCAATAAAAAATGAGCTAAAGGATATTCCCTCTAGCTCATTTTTTATGTGGCAATTGAATAATGAATTTCGTTCCTTGCCCTTTTTTGCTTTCAACCTGTATTTCTCCATCATGAAGCGTAACCAATTGCTTGACAATGGATAAACCGAGTCCGAATTGACCACTTCCACGCGACAAGTCTGCTTTATAAAAACGGCGCCATACCAGATCAATTTCCTTTACATCAATTCCTGCTCCGTTATCTTCTACCGTTATCATCATCTTCTCTGCTTCAGTAACAGTCGAGATCGTAATGATGCCATTCTCAGTAAACTGAATCGCATTCTTAACAATATTCATCAGAATTTGAATCAAGCGATCCATATCTCCATAAATAACATCTCCTGGATTCGTATGGAGCACAATTTGATTGCCTTTTTCTTTTGCTTGCAAGTAAAGCTGTTCTTGAATAATCTCTAAAAGTTCATCCGCTTCAATTTCTTCTTTCGTTAAAGTAACTTGATTAGATCTGATTTTTTCATAATCTAAGTTTTCATTTACTAGTCGCATCAAACGCTTTGTTTCTTCACTTGCTAAACGAATGCCTTTTTCTCGTTGTCCTTCTTCAATCATATTATTAAGCAAACCTTCCATAATTCCCGCGATGGTCGTCAAGGGAGTTCGCATTTCATGTGAAACATCCGCCATAAATTGCCGTCTTCGGTTTTCAAGTCTATCGATTTCTTCATTAGACTGCTGAAGCTTGGCTGCCATTTTATTAAAGTCATGGGCCAAGTCACCAAATTCATCGAAATTCGACTCTGGTAAATTCACATCGTAATGACCTTTACTAATCATAGAGGTTGCTTTTCGCATACGTTCAATTCGACTAACATGCATTTTAGATAAACCTAAACTCAAGAGTAATGCGATCGCTAACGCAATCAAAACCGCCGTGACTAAAGTTTTATTTAACTCGGCAATCATTTCGCTAACACCGCTAATTGGAGAAGCCAGTAAAACACCTCCAGCCAATTGTCCATTTTCAAAATAGGGCATCGCCACAAATGTAACAGTCAATTCAAATCGTTCGACGTCTCGGTTAACAGTCAATGTTTCTCCTTGTTCAATGACATTCCATTCTTCTGGAGTCAACTCTACAGGTGGGAAAGAGCCCGATACTGGATACAAAATGCGACTTTGCTGATCAAAAACGATAAAACTGATATTCTGCGCTTTTAAAATTGAAACGTAAGCTTGTAGATTTGTCCCGGGACGTGCTTGTTCAAGTTCTTCGATTATTTGCTCACCGTATTTTTCTAGTTCTTCTGCCTTTTCAGCATAAGCAAAGTCGTCCACAAAGCGAACAAATAAAATACTTAAAAATAGAAAAGCAATTAGTAAAATACTCATATGGCTAGCGATTAGCTGATAAAAGTACTTAATCCGCGTGTTCTTCAAATTTATAGCCAACTCCCCATACTGTATGGAACAGCTTATCTCCGCCATTTATTTTTTTGCGCAATCGTTTTATGTGAACATCTACCGTTCGTTCATCACCATAAAATTGATAACCCCATACTTGTTCTAGTAATTGTTCTCGGCTGAATACTTGCTTTGGGTGTTGCAGAAAAAATACTAACAAATCGAATTCCTTTGGGGTTAAGCTAACCACTTCTTGTCCATCCTTCAAAATATCACGTGTTTCTTTATTCACAGTAAAATGAACGGTTTGAATTAAGTCAGACACAGGTTCCGCTTTTTGAACTCTTCTCGTTACAGCTTTTATACGTGCCATCAATGTTAATGGACTAAATGGCTTTGTCACGTAGTCGTCTGCACCCATTTCAAAGCCAATCACTTGATCAGATTCACTATCTTTTGCTGTTAACATGATAATTGGTACAGCATTTCCTTCTTCTCGTATTTTGCGACATAACGCAATGCCGTCCATTCCTGGAAGCATCCAGTCCAGAATCAGTAAATCGTGACCGCCTTCTTTATATTTCCGGTAACCTTCCAGCCCATCTGCTGCAAAATCTCCGTTTATTCCTTCTTTTGAAAAAAACAGCTCCAACATGGAACTGACACTCGGATTGTCTTCTACGACCAATATTCTCATCCCGCACCTCCGGCTATCTTTCTCTTAAAGTTAAATGACAAATCCAAAAGACGCAAGAAAATTGAAAGCCACTCTTCTAAAAAGAAGAGCGGCTAGACAGTCTTTATGTTTTTTTCTCACGGCTTTTTAATTTCTCGAACAACGAACCAATCATGTCGTAATCAATTTCGATATTGTTTTCATACGCATATTTCACGCCGTAACCAAGTGCTAATGTCATGGATGAGGCAACAGTTCCACCAATAATCGAGCCTGCCCCCGGAATAAATTTTAATGCCTGGCGATAAATGGTATGACCGATTGTTTTCGTAGCAGTCACAACAATCATGTCTTTCGCCGCTTTTTTAGTTAATGGCTTGTCGTAAAGGTTGGATAATTTAATGATTAAGCCTGCCTGTAAGGTGGTAAGTGGCAATACGTCAGAACCTGGGATTGGTGATGCGCCAATTACACCAGCTGAAACACCTGCGCCAATAATCCAACGATTCGCAGCAGAGGATTTTTCTTTTATGCTTTTGGCGAAGAGCAGGTCTTTACCCTTCTTTTCGAGCAAAAAAAGAATTTCCTTCTTTAAGTTATCCAAGTTTTCTTCTGTTTTTGATGAAATTGGAATAACTTTATATTTATTGGCAGTATGTCCTTTTATAAACTTGATGATAGACGGAATATCTTCTGCGGCATCGATTTTATTTAAGACAATCAAAATATCTTTATTGTGTTTTTCAATTTCATTAAACTTTTCTTTTTCGCTTTCAGAAAACACTGTTCCTGCAGCGTTAAGGAAAAACAACACGACATCGGACTTTTGAACAAACTCCAACGTTTTTTTAGGATTCTCGTCATTTGGGTCATTTAATCCGGGAGTATCCATAAACTTAATGTTTTCCAACCCTCGAATATTATAAGGATCTACGCTGATCGTTTCTCCTGGCATTGGATTTGTACTGGCAATATCTTCTCCAATGATTTTATTGATGGTAGAAGATTTCCCGGCATTTACTTCACCAATTAAAGAAATCAAAAGTTCCTGTTCAAGGGAATCGTTCACTTTTTTCATTTCTTTTTCAAACATCTTATCCATCGCTTGCATGACTTCTTTTTCAAATTCGTTCACCATGACTGATATGCCCCCTCATCCATACTTACTTATTATTCACTTTAACAGCTTTTCTTGAATTATGGGAATTCTTACTCTGTATAAACTTTCAATAACGTATCTGCATAGTTCATTAAGGTTTCTGTATCTTTCATGTGTTTTTTAGCTTCACTATTTTTACTGCGTATTTCCATCGTTTCTAAATCGTATAAAACATCCGATAATTTAGCTCCCGATGCTTTATAAAATTGTTCGGATTGAATATATGAGCCACCTGGTAAATAATAGCGCATACCTAACAGATTCTTTTTATACTGAAATAGGTTATGCCCCATCATTGGATGATCATAATCGACTCCGAGCAAAGCTAGCACCGTCGGCATAATATCTATTTGACCACCAAGACGCGTCATTTCTATTTCGTCAAAAAGATTGCCTCCTGTAAATAGCAAAGGAATGGTGAACTGATCTTTTAATGAATACTCATGTCCTAAAAAACCACTTAATAATTGACGATCTTCTTCTGTTACTAGGCTCCCATGCATTCCGGAATGATCTCCTAAAATAACGATCAACGATTCATCATAAATCCCTTGGTCTTTTAATTCTTGGATGAACGAGCCTATTTGCTCGTCTACATAACGAATAGATTGCAAATAATTGCCGATATACATTTCTTCATATTCAGATGGAAGATCTAAATATTGCATAGTGTCTGGCATTTCGAATGGTGTATGGCTAGTGACTGTGACAATATTGGCGTAAATCTGCTCATACGTCTCGAGCTGTCGTGGCAATTCACCTACTACAAAATCGAATAGCACTTCATCTGCAGGTCCAAAGCCAACTTCTTTAATGCTCGGAATGTCTTCACTCGAAAATACCTCCTCGTAGCCAATAACAGGATAAAGCACGTCACGGTTCCAAAATGTTACGTCATCGGCATGATATGTAGCTGATCCGTAAGCATTTTCTTTTAAGGCTCTAGCTAATGATGGCGCCTCTTTTCCTGAAAGACTATTTGATGTTGGAATCATGCCTTGTGGGTAAAGTCCGGTATTTACTATCCACTCCGCATCAGAAGTCGTCCCAGCCCCTATTTGCTGAAATACATTCGAGAAATAAGCACTTTCACTTAGCAATTGATTGAGATTTGGGGTGATTTCTTGGTTATTTACGGTTTTTCCTATGACGAAATTTTGCAGCGATTCGACTTGTATAACGAACAAATGACGTCCTTCAGCAACTCCAAAACTATCATGATCACGAACTTCTACAAATGTATTGCCTTTCAGTTCTTCTAATTCTCTTTCCGTTAATTTACTCGAAGAAGCATGAGCGCTATCTGTTGACCGCTTATACACTTGAGCTACTTGCGACTGCAAATACCCATGCTCTTTCGCAAAATACGAAACATCAATAATTGACTGCTGAAGAGCATAGACTGTTGTGATTGCACAAATCGTCACGATTCCAACAGCTACGTACTTGATCGCAAAAAGCTTTGCTGGTTTTTTCCAGCGCCGTACTAAAAACAATAGCAGCACAGCATCGAGGAAAAATAAAAAATCCCAAGGATTCGACAGCATGGTAATAGTACCACCAACCGAACTAGACTGCGTCAATTGTTGCAAATCGTAATAAGACGGAATCGTCGAGTAATAGCGCATATATAACGTGATTGTGAAAAAGATAACAGAAACCAAAAAATTAAATAGCCAGACTGCGCGCCATATTTTCTTACGAGCGATTACTAAAACAATTGTCAGCAGTAATGCCCACATCGGAAATTCGATTAGGAGAATGTTCCATACTGATTTTTCATTAAAAATAAGCACACGAAAAGCACTTACTTTTATTAATAATAAGAGATAAATAAAGACATATGGCATAAAATCTGCTTTTTTCATTCGGAGCACCTCTTTTCTACAGACGAAAAATATATTTGAATGTTGCATATATTCAATTTAAAAGGGAATAAAGAAAGGTATAGTGTTATTCAACCTGTCAGCAGGTCATAAATAAAGCAGTCAAAGTATTGGTTTTGTCATTGAACCTGACTAACTAAAGGGAGCGATTCGATGCAAGCAATAAAAGCACTTTTTATCAACACTTCATTAAAAAGTTCAAAAGAACCTTCCCACACGGACGAGTTTATAAAAGACGTTCAAGTTCACTATAATCAATTAGGTGTAGAATCTGAAGTTGTTCGTTTAGCCGATCACGCGATTGCCCATGGTGTTCAACCAGACATGGGTGAAGGTGATGAGTGGCCTCAAGTTTTTGAAAAAGTAATGGCCGCAGACATTGTGATTATCGGTACTCCTTTGTGGCTTGGTGAAAAAAGTTCGTTAGCAACGCAAACAATCGAACGTCTTTACGCGAGCAGTAGCGTGACGAACGATAAAGGACAGTCTATTTTCTACAACAAAGTTGGCGGTGTGGCAATCACCGGAAATGAAGATGGTGCCAAACATGCAGCAGCTTCTGTTCTTTATGCACTTTCTCATATTGGATTTGTTGTACCACCAAATGTTGATGCTTATTGGGTCGGTGAAGC is part of the Planococcus sp. PAMC 21323 genome and encodes:
- a CDS encoding peptidylprolyl isomerase; this encodes MKKMIYISIGVLAATAIFILAAFNGDETVAKVGDREITKDALYEKLVATSGAATLDVMISNEVVDQEAEKAKVEVTQEEIDAEMAVYEEQYGGAEGLEEALASSGMSTADLEEEMKIYLKVEKIIGPDIEITDEQMSTYFEENKEAFEQSSKVEANHILVETQAEADEVKAKLDDGSDFSELAAEYSIDESNAENGGALGEFGAGEMAPEFEEAAFSMEVDEISEPVETDYGFHIIQVTSKTEAKEATLEDSKEQIKEILFDEALNTKYAEWLAEKIESYNIVNKLTE
- a CDS encoding sensor histidine kinase translates to MKNTRIKYFYQLIASHMSILLIAFLFLSILFVRFVDDFAYAEKAEELEKYGEQIIEELEQARPGTNLQAYVSILKAQNISFIVFDQQSRILYPVSGSFPPVELTPEEWNVIEQGETLTVNRDVERFELTVTFVAMPYFENGQLAGGVLLASPISGVSEMIAELNKTLVTAVLIALAIALLLSLGLSKMHVSRIERMRKATSMISKGHYDVNLPESNFDEFGDLAHDFNKMAAKLQQSNEEIDRLENRRRQFMADVSHEMRTPLTTIAGIMEGLLNNMIEEGQREKGIRLASEETKRLMRLVNENLDYEKIRSNQVTLTKEEIEADELLEIIQEQLYLQAKEKGNQIVLHTNPGDVIYGDMDRLIQILMNIVKNAIQFTENGIITISTVTEAEKMMITVEDNGAGIDVKEIDLVWRRFYKADLSRGSGQFGLGLSIVKQLVTLHDGEIQVESKKGQGTKFIIQLPHKK
- a CDS encoding flavodoxin family protein, coding for MQAIKALFINTSLKSSKEPSHTDEFIKDVQVHYNQLGVESEVVRLADHAIAHGVQPDMGEGDEWPQVFEKVMAADIVIIGTPLWLGEKSSLATQTIERLYASSSVTNDKGQSIFYNKVGGVAITGNEDGAKHAAASVLYALSHIGFVVPPNVDAYWVGEAGPGPSYMDTKKDNEFTKKAIRRLAYNTYHFAGILKNNPIPSEGNTLE
- a CDS encoding YcjF family protein, giving the protein MVNEFEKEVMQAMDKMFEKEMKKVNDSLEQELLISLIGEVNAGKSSTINKIIGEDIASTNPMPGETISVDPYNIRGLENIKFMDTPGLNDPNDENPKKTLEFVQKSDVVLFFLNAAGTVFSESEKEKFNEIEKHNKDILIVLNKIDAAEDIPSIIKFIKGHTANKYKVIPISSKTEENLDNLKKEILFLLEKKGKDLLFAKSIKEKSSAANRWIIGAGVSAGVIGASPIPGSDVLPLTTLQAGLIIKLSNLYDKPLTKKAAKDMIVVTATKTIGHTIYRQALKFIPGAGSIIGGTVASSMTLALGYGVKYAYENNIEIDYDMIGSLFEKLKSREKKT
- a CDS encoding S1C family serine protease codes for the protein MGYYNSSESKTNKKGYFASSFTGLIAGALLVGVILPSVTDGEVEESATTSTNQAVSGLQTTSTVVTSDVTQIVEETSSAVVGVSNLQVAQQNPFASQTGEQKESQEAGVGSGVIYKKDGDIAYIVTNNHVVEGAQDVMVTLADGTELDAEVLGTDIWTDLAVLKVPGESIETVAEFGDSSVLQAGEPVIAIGNPLGLQFSGSVTTGVISGTERLVPLDINQDGVEDWQSEVLQTDAAISPGNSGGALINAKGQLIGINSMKISQDAVEGIGLAIPINTAIPVISDLEAEGAVHRPSMGVAIIDLAEVPAQYRSGELNLPTDIEGGIVIQSVADDSGAASAGMEAYDVIVELDGEPVNSVLELRQYLYNETKVGDVLKVKAYRNGELQNFELTLTENN
- a CDS encoding LTA synthase family protein produces the protein MKKADFMPYVFIYLLLLIKVSAFRVLIFNEKSVWNILLIEFPMWALLLTIVLVIARKKIWRAVWLFNFLVSVIFFTITLYMRYYSTIPSYYDLQQLTQSSSVGGTITMLSNPWDFLFFLDAVLLLFLVRRWKKPAKLFAIKYVAVGIVTICAITTVYALQQSIIDVSYFAKEHGYLQSQVAQVYKRSTDSAHASSSKLTERELEELKGNTFVEVRDHDSFGVAEGRHLFVIQVESLQNFVIGKTVNNQEITPNLNQLLSESAYFSNVFQQIGAGTTSDAEWIVNTGLYPQGMIPTSNSLSGKEAPSLARALKENAYGSATYHADDVTFWNRDVLYPVIGYEEVFSSEDIPSIKEVGFGPADEVLFDFVVGELPRQLETYEQIYANIVTVTSHTPFEMPDTMQYLDLPSEYEEMYIGNYLQSIRYVDEQIGSFIQELKDQGIYDESLIVILGDHSGMHGSLVTEEDRQLLSGFLGHEYSLKDQFTIPLLFTGGNLFDEIEMTRLGGQIDIMPTVLALLGVDYDHPMMGHNLFQYKKNLLGMRYYLPGGSYIQSEQFYKASGAKLSDVLYDLETMEIRSKNSEAKKHMKDTETLMNYADTLLKVYTE
- a CDS encoding response regulator transcription factor gives rise to the protein MRILVVEDNPSVSSMLELFFSKEGINGDFAADGLEGYRKYKEGGHDLLILDWMLPGMDGIALCRKIREEGNAVPIIMLTAKDSESDQVIGFEMGADDYVTKPFSPLTLMARIKAVTRRVQKAEPVSDLIQTVHFTVNKETRDILKDGQEVVSLTPKEFDLLVFFLQHPKQVFSREQLLEQVWGYQFYGDERTVDVHIKRLRKKINGGDKLFHTVWGVGYKFEEHAD